The proteins below are encoded in one region of Papilio machaon chromosome 27, ilPapMach1.1, whole genome shotgun sequence:
- the LOC106708499 gene encoding leucine-rich repeat protein SHOC-2 isoform X1 translates to MSAILKFIRENHILAVIEQAVAKKKSRLSLNAFEIAEIPNLLYTCLDVEHLYLHKNKISSLSVQLTQLSNLTTLTLDYNNLTSLPSEISNLKNLVNLNISYNPLNELIPEIGELENLEAFWCNRIGLREIPKEIGKLSKLDTFGARGNELKEIPEEMTSLQKLRWLTLEYNQIETLPNTMDKMESLVHCNLRNNQIREFPMSIMKCPDLMFLQLNNNQISSMPENFDTSPLTMLEMIDIRSNPICDLPHQEYPLVRFTEEIIPNPQPSSSRTHATQALAVNATALRLPAVPAARHNDPLVIAEMELDASSIESSEDWENSVNSSELDVQYQSDEERAENEFAQFFQAIGMVLPELSRYASTAS, encoded by the exons ATGAGTGCTATTTTGAAATTCATCCGTGAAAATCACATATTAGCAGTAATAGAACAGGCGGTCGCGAAAAAGAAATCCCGGTTGAGTCTAAACGCTTTCGAAATAGCAGAAATTCCGAACCTCTTGTACACCTGTTTAGATGTCGAACATCTTTACCTACACAAAAATAAGATTTCTTCATTATCAGTGCAGTTAACTCAACTATCGAATTTAACAACTTTAACTTTAGACTACAACAATCTAACTTCGTTGCCATCCGAGATAAGTAACTTGAAAAACCTCGTGAATTTGAATATAAGTTACAATCCTTTAAACGAATTGATACCTGAAATCGGAGAGTTAGAGAATCTTGAGGCGTTCTGGTGTAACAGAATAGGACTGAGAGAGATCCCAAAAGAAATCGGAAAGCTCTCGAAACTGGACACATTTGGAGCGCGAGGAAATGAGTTGAAAGAAATACCTGAAGAAATGACATCTCTGCAAAAGTTAAG ATGGTTGACATTAGAATATAATCAAATAGAAACTTTACCAAACACAATGGACAAGATGGAGTCACTTGTACATTGCAATCTGAGAAACAACCAGATAAGAGAGTTCCCAATGTCTATAATGAAATGTCCCGATCTCATGTTTTTACAGCTCAATAATAATCAG ATATCATCAATGCCAGAAAACTTTGACACATCTCCACTCACAATGTTAGAAATGATTGATATTAGATCAAATCCAATATGTGATCTGCCTCATCAG GAATACCCTCTAGTTCGTTTCACAGAGGAAATAATACCTAATCCTCAACCGTCGAGCAGCAGGACACATGCTACTCAAGCGTTAGCCGTTAATGCAACTGCTTTACGATTACCAGCTGTGCCCGCAGCTAGGCATAATGACCCACTTGTAATTG CGGAAATGGAACTAGATGCATCATCAATTGAGTCATCTGAAGACTGGGAGAATAGTGTCAACAGCTCGGAGCTGGATGTACAGTATCAGAGTGATGAGGAACGTGCCGAGAATGAG TTTGCACAATTCTTCCAGGCTATAGGCATGGTGTTGCCAGAGCTGTCCCGCTACGCTTCCACTGCGAGCTGA
- the LOC106708499 gene encoding leucine-rich repeat protein SHOC-2 isoform X2 encodes MSAILKFIRENHILAVIEQAVAKKKSRLSLNAFEIAEIPNLLYTCLDVEHLYLHKNKISSLSVQLTQLSNLTTLTLDYNNLTSLPSEISNLKNLVNLNISYNPLNELIPEIGELENLEAFWCNRIGLREIPKEIGKLSKLDTFGARGNELKEIPEEMTSLQKLRWLTLEYNQIETLPNTMDKMESLVHCNLRNNQIREFPMSIMKCPDLMFLQLNNNQISSMPENFDTSPLTMLEMIDIRSNPICDLPHQEYPLVRFTEEIIPNPQPSSSRTHATQALAVNATALRLPAVPAARHNDPLVIAEMELDASSIESSEDWENSVNSSELDVQYQSDEERAENEAIGMVLPELSRYASTAS; translated from the exons ATGAGTGCTATTTTGAAATTCATCCGTGAAAATCACATATTAGCAGTAATAGAACAGGCGGTCGCGAAAAAGAAATCCCGGTTGAGTCTAAACGCTTTCGAAATAGCAGAAATTCCGAACCTCTTGTACACCTGTTTAGATGTCGAACATCTTTACCTACACAAAAATAAGATTTCTTCATTATCAGTGCAGTTAACTCAACTATCGAATTTAACAACTTTAACTTTAGACTACAACAATCTAACTTCGTTGCCATCCGAGATAAGTAACTTGAAAAACCTCGTGAATTTGAATATAAGTTACAATCCTTTAAACGAATTGATACCTGAAATCGGAGAGTTAGAGAATCTTGAGGCGTTCTGGTGTAACAGAATAGGACTGAGAGAGATCCCAAAAGAAATCGGAAAGCTCTCGAAACTGGACACATTTGGAGCGCGAGGAAATGAGTTGAAAGAAATACCTGAAGAAATGACATCTCTGCAAAAGTTAAG ATGGTTGACATTAGAATATAATCAAATAGAAACTTTACCAAACACAATGGACAAGATGGAGTCACTTGTACATTGCAATCTGAGAAACAACCAGATAAGAGAGTTCCCAATGTCTATAATGAAATGTCCCGATCTCATGTTTTTACAGCTCAATAATAATCAG ATATCATCAATGCCAGAAAACTTTGACACATCTCCACTCACAATGTTAGAAATGATTGATATTAGATCAAATCCAATATGTGATCTGCCTCATCAG GAATACCCTCTAGTTCGTTTCACAGAGGAAATAATACCTAATCCTCAACCGTCGAGCAGCAGGACACATGCTACTCAAGCGTTAGCCGTTAATGCAACTGCTTTACGATTACCAGCTGTGCCCGCAGCTAGGCATAATGACCCACTTGTAATTG CGGAAATGGAACTAGATGCATCATCAATTGAGTCATCTGAAGACTGGGAGAATAGTGTCAACAGCTCGGAGCTGGATGTACAGTATCAGAGTGATGAGGAACGTGCCGAGAATGAG GCTATAGGCATGGTGTTGCCAGAGCTGTCCCGCTACGCTTCCACTGCGAGCTGA